DNA from Globicephala melas chromosome 11, mGloMel1.2, whole genome shotgun sequence:
GCGTACAAGACAAGGGCTCCTGTCAGAGGAATCAGTACTGAGGGGAGATAAGTTTGTTAACAGCCTTGCCGTAGACGATTCATACATTTCCAGATTCTCTGTGTCATGACACTTTCTCCCTCACTTTCCCTCTTTAATACACTGCATTTTTTAGAGTTTCAGGGTTACAGCAGGACTGAGTGGGAGGCAGAGAGCTCCCACGTACCCCTAACCCCACACACGCACAACCTCCTCCATCGTCGATACCCCGTCAGACACTTCTTACAACAGATGAACCTGCACGGACGCCCCACCACCTCCCTGAGTCCGGGGTATTCCCCGGGCACACAGTCTTGGTGGACACATTTGGTGGGTCTGAACAAATGCATAATGACGTGGATGCAATGATGATATTATACAGAgcattttcactgtcctaaaattCCTCTGTGTGGCTACTCTAAGAGGTGTACAGTGGGATCTCGTTGTTGTCTGGCCCGTCTTTTATtcgggttgttttcttattgttcagttttaggagttttttgtacatttggatacaagtcctttagcaaatattttctcccagtctgtagttgtcttttcattctcctgAAATACATTTCAAGGACCTGTTTCTATGGGTGGATACTGCATTTGAACAGGATATACTTGCTATTTTGAACTTAAACCAAAAAAGTAACATTTCCAAATGTCCTTCTCATTATGAAAGTTTTGACAGATGACTCATTCTGGAAATGATTACTGAATAGACCAAACTGGTACCTGAATCACAACAATTTTGTAACTGAATGTGCTTCAAGATTAGATCTTACCTAGTCTCGATTCTTTTAGCAATTAGAAAAGTGAGAGACTACAAATGTAAATAGCtataaaaaatagactttaattcaGAATTTCTCTTCAGGATGTCAATTCTTCCTGTTATTGGAAACCATGttaatttttcagataaagaCAGGAAGACATCTGTCACAGCTAAAGTGACACAACTTAGCTCGGAACTTGGGAAAGGACTGAATACTTTCTTCCTCATACTAATTCTTCTGGGGCTGAAGGTCATGACAGAGAATCCCTCCTTTTCTGTCCTAGTAACAGAAGATGTAGTGGGGTGCACCtctaaatgtgaaagagaaaatctgGTGTCTGTTTTCTAATTACCCATCCTGGAATTAGAAAGTGAAGAGTATCTGGGCTTCTGGAGAATGATTTTGCCATCATACACACAAAGGATTCGGAGGAAAAAGAACAGTCTGCTACGAGAGACTCAACAATGTGACCCTTTGTGCGCATGGTCTGTCTCTGGTGCAAGGCGGGTCTATCACACAAGAACTCGCATTGTACACGATCACCAGCACCCTCTGTTCACACACCACTGTGGAAGGACAGTGGGCGAGCGCGTTAATCCCCGAGGAATCCTCGAGCATCTGGGGGACTCAAGCAGCCTCTCTAATGAGCAAAGGGACCGTTGAATAGCTCACGTAACCTACCATCTGGAAGATGCTTAAACTGCTTTATGCCATCCACCCACTTTTCACAGGTTCTGGCCAAGTAGTCGAACCCATAGAGGGCTTCCAGAGGCTCTCTTGTTCTCTCACTCCATTTAGACACGTCTCGGATACCTGAAAGACAGATGTGTGGGCAAGAATGGGTTTAGTCTCAGACTAGAGCTCATCTGTAAATACTGCAAGCGCAGTGCACTCAGAGCTGCGGCACTGGCTGTCCTGCCAGCTGGCAGTGTTCCCCCAGTCTCCATGTGGCTCACGCTGGCTTCATCCAGGTCGGCCAGGCCTTCCCCGACCCTGCCCTCCATCACTCTGCTCAGGGCTGGTCACTTTCAGTGGCTTCTGTGTCCGTGGTGAGGGCCAAGTGCTGGGTCCCCACCAAGATGTGAGCTCTGTGTGgggggttttgctttgttttgtcccCCACTGTGGCCCTCAGGCACAAAAGAGGGACCAGTAGATTCTTACCAAGTGAATGAAATTGATCTAAAATTAATGCTTTCTGTTAAAGGTATAAGATAAAAGCAGACATTCCCCTAATTAGGGTCATCTAAgtgaaaatgacattatttataaCAGGAGTTTTTTCTGAACTGCATTTATGTACGTTGAGAAATGCACACACATCATTCATTCTAATTTCTGCCACTGAAGGCACATGGGTGTAACTACTAACTACAAACTATATTACAGATGATTCTCTGTTAAGAAAGGAAATAACGGCTAAAAGCCACCTTTAAAGTGAACTGCCGTCTGAGGCAGGCTGACCCTGATAGAGACAGTGCCTGCCTTTCACTTGCTCACTCTTCTGAACCCGCAGACGGACGCCCAGGGTTGAGTCCAGAGGCTGAGGACGCTGAACTGCTCTGCACAAAACTGAGAAGACTCCAGATGGGGTCAAGGGCGGGGTTGGTGGGGAGATGCAGAGAAGAAGCCAGAAAATGAAGAGGTGGCAGGAGacctgggaagaaggaagaggagagaggggctggcaCGACGGCATGAAGACGGCCCGTGAGAAATGCCCCAGAGATGGCTCTGCCCTTGGCTGTGTAGCAGACCACATCCTCGGGAAGGCCCTCTTGCAGTGGAACAACTAGCTCTTTcacaatatataatttttgttgcACTGCTGGAGTTTGCAGTAATTGATGGAAActagagtgtgtatgtgtgtgtgtgtgtgtatgcgtgtgtgtgtgtgtatgcgtgtgtgtgtgtgtgtgtgtctgtgtgtaagaGAACCCTGAAAACAGAGCAAAGAGTGGTAAGACCACTCAAAGGCAGGGTTGCTTCAGGGGAAGGTGACTGTTGGCTGGCGGAGGGAGGACACAGCTGAACCTGAGATGGAAATGGTCCCAACCTGGTACCATCCATAGTTCCCAAGAGGAGCAAATGGACATCCTCTCTGAAGGAAAGTGTTCTCAACTTATGCTcactgtcttttttgtttgttttcagattaAGAGTAAGCAAATATCCACTCCTCATCAAAGATCacaaggcgggcttccctggtggcgcagtggttgagagtccgcctgccgatgcaggggacgcgggttcgtgacccggtccgggaagattccacatgccgcggagcggttgggcccgtgagccatggccgctgagcctgcgcgtccggagcctgtgctccgcaacaggagaggccacagcagtgagaggcctgtgtactgcaaaaaaaaaaaaaaaaaaaaaaaagaagaccacaAGGCAATCAGAATCTTTGTAAAGATAACGAAACAACTAGAAAATTAGAAGAGAAAGCTTAAGAAATTATGCAGAGCcctacacacagagacacagagatgaaTAGAAACGGGGAGATGGAAATGCTCAGTCTACAAAGTTCAGTCAGTCCccaaaggaggagagggaggagggacaagagggggaaggggggggaagGGGACTTACTGTCAGAGGGAATCAGCAGGTGACAGTGTGTCTCAGAACTGATAAAAGAATCCAGACAAAAGTTAAATGTAGCCCAAATaggataaacaaaaagaaatccaacACGGGGTAGTAAAACAGAAGTGtaccaaagaaaaagagaaaatctgaaaaagggCCAGAGATCAGACATATCACTTCAAAGGAAGGACAGTCAGACCCACACAGCAGGTACGGAAGGCAGAAGACGCCAGAACAGCAGAGAAGATGCGCTTCCACTTCTATTTCTGTACTTATAGCCAAACCGTGTTTCAAGAGTGCGCGTgaagtaaacatttttaagtaaGAGCGAGTTGACTATTACCGGACCTGCCCTTAAAGAACTTCTGAAGAACAATTTCAGGGAGAAGAGAGACGGCCTTAGAATGGACATGtgagggggaaggaagaaaggtgaGCAAAGAGCTGACAGACGCGTCGGCAAACGTAAGAGCAGCTCAACGTTACAGGTCATTTATGCCTCAACTAAAAACTCACCAAggcaatgagaaaataaaacattgtacCATTTCCTCACACGAAAATTAAATAGTTCTGtccagaaagaaagcaaaaagacaagTCACACACTGGTAGCACAACTACTAACACAATGACTAACCAGCAAGGAGTTAGTAATCAGGTtactaaaaaccaaaaaacaaagtaacactgCACATCAATAACATTGTGCTCATATCAGAAGTGCTCTATGCTTGAGTTGGGTGGGGTCTCCTGGGTGCTGGTTCTGTTGTTACACTTCCTAACATACACCTGTGAAACATACTGTGTTATTTACATGTATCATATAttacacaataaaaatttaaaaaccagtaaaaagacacaaataggtaaaatgcaaaagaagaaaCCCCAGTGGtgcataaacacatgaaaagattctcaatttCATTAGtaacaggaaaatgcaaattaagacctcCGATAAAATACCATCTTACACCCATTTGGCCAGAATTAAGAGCTCTGATAGTTCCAAGTTCCTGTTGAGGGTCTAAGCTAAGGTGGTGGAAGTGTAAGCTTCTTTTGCTGGAAAATGATCTGTCACCTGAAAGGGCACATCTGCAAGCACGGCGCAGCCGCCCCAGCACGGGCATCCTCCCCAGGGAGGTCTGCTCACACGCCGAGCACGCACACAAGGATGCTCACAGCAACACtaggaggaaagagagggaggataAAGTGCAACAGGTGTGCCCAACAGAACGCCACACAGCAACGTCACGAACGAACCTCAGAAACGGCGTTCTAAGAAAACTATGTGTAAAAAGTGAGTCACAGAAAATGCCATATAGTATGAAGGCACCCTGTTTagctcaaaaacaaataaaactaaattatgTGTCGTTTAGGGATATGAATGTATGTGACGATAGTGTCTTCAAGACGGCACATGGATGGACAACTCAGGCTGGAAGCAGCGCGCGGGCCAGCAGTGACTGACCTTGTGCTCCTTGGTGGGTCCATTCACGTCGCAGGTGTTGCCTTATATGGGTCAAATATTATACAGTTAAACTAAAACTTCAGCTatgaaataatcaaaataaaaatattatctattataTGTTCGACATTTAATTTATAGAGATGCTACACATGTATGcgttatttatataaaattaagtatataaaatatttgttttataaatacacATTGTTTTATAGTATATATCCTATTATATAAGATATAtgctaaaatacatattttaaagtgtattaccTTATAACACATTTAAGAAGGAGCAGAAGTAAACGACGGGATGTCCGCCTCGGTGAGGAGGCCTTCCCGAGGAGGGTTTTGTTTCTTAGTTCTGTTAAGAAAACACGCTGACAAATTGGGGCAAtggagcctcaggagcagtggcgACGCAGGAGGGAAGCCACGGCGGGGCCGGGCGTCATCACCCACACACCTGCTGTCGCCTCCTGAAGAGAAACAGAGGGGCCGAAGGCTGGAGCCAGGAAAGTGGGGGAAGCCTCAGTCAGTTGCACTTTCGCCCCAGGGGCCCCCAGACCTCAGTGCGCCCTCCTCTCGTCCCGCGAGCCCAGTGCTCTCAATCTGGGCAGCTTGCTGGGGGCGCCACGACTCCTGAGTTGCCACAGCTGGAACGCCTGGTGGGCGAGGAGGCCCCCAGTACAGGCCTGGGTAGCAAGCCCAGGCTGGAGGCAAGCACCCCTCTGGGTCCCCAGCAGTCACAGCGCTGGTCCCCTCTACCAGAGCCTCAGCTTGACACcaacaggcagtgggccaggtCTGCCCACGGGCTGCACTCTGCCAGCCCCTGTTCCCCGTCTCTAAAAATCCTCAGAGATAAGCTTGAAGGACAACCTTAAAAAGTGTGACTAGCACAACGATTCTTTATCAAAGTATGCGGGTTCACGTTTGAATACAATGTTCCCTTCCACACTCACTACTTGAAATGAGCCTGTAAATAACACTTCATGTCAACCCCCTCCTTCCTTGAGGGTCACTATCACAGCAGGAAATGTAAATACGAACTTTACTTATTAGCCTTTTCCTGACTCATATAAAGTGTCACTTCTGGAAATAGGAAACTTGAAAATACAGACTAGTTAAATTGCATTACTCTCCTGAGAACTCACCACCTTCCCACATTACAGCCGAGGAAACGGATGAGACATGATTTGTCAACTCACATCAAAACAAGGCCTGAGAAAggtcgggggaggggaggctgctcTCCAGGTGGAGGGACTTACCCCGATAAATCTCCTCGTCCTGGTCGGTCACGTAGGCGTTGGCCCCCCAGATCACCATCTTGTTGATGTAGGACGGGTATCTTGCAGCTGCAATGAGGGCTGTTATCCCACCATCACTCCACCCCAGCAAAGAGACCTTCTTAAACTTCAGCATCTGTGACAAATACCACGAAATGCACAGGTCATGGCTCCTCGCCGCGGAGAGAGCTTGATCATCCTCAAGTATCAGAATCGACACAGCTGTGGTGTGTGGAGTGTCAACTGGCCATTAAAGAAAAATCCTAGAGTCCACCATTTGACAACATAAATGCTTCTCTCAATTAGTTGTGGTGCAAATATGATGGTCATAAAAACTAAGTACATAGTACTGTTTTGAATGATGAGGGGACTACATCTTCTGGTTGGATAAAGTCTCAAGGAACCAGAAACAGTGGAGATCAGCTGTACTTGGACGTGACAACGTGTGTGCGTCCGTGCAGGTCTGAGCGAAGACTTTGAGGACAGGTATGCAGATCAGAGAGGGAAACAGGACAGTCGCTGCATCTGGTAAAGCCACTGACTGCAACTATGGGAAGAACTGGCTACAGGAAGGCCGGGAAAGAATGATGGTGGTTACACTGATCTTCGGGTGATCAGCCAGGCTCCAAGAATGTGTTTGACAGGGAAGATGAGCATCTCAGAGATGCTGGCGAGAAGTAAACACCGAATGACTGGGGAAATTTAAAGAAGTAACGAGTATCAGTCCAAGACACCTGCTGATGGGACTCTAAATTGGTGTGACTACTGTGGATAATACTTTGGCACTATCTTGTAGAATGAATATCTGCATCTCCCGCCACTCAGCAAGTCATCTCCTAAATGTGCACGGAGCTCTCACACACATGTACCAGGACAGGTCCAGGAAGTCCACACCAGCACTGTCTGCAATAGCAAAACATGAGCGCCACAACTTCCATGCACAACACAATGTTCACCGCACTTCCGTGTATAattgcatgcacgcacacacgcacacgcgcacacacacacacacaaggcaacTTAGAGATGATTTAGCTACCATCAGGAGAGGGGGGTTAAGACACAGtgtatccatacaacagaatactaagTGCCTATTATAAAACTGaagtaaatttgtatttattggCATGGAAGTAACTCCTTGATCAACTGTTCAATGAACAGTAAGCTGGAAAATCATTAGGTATAGTAGGATGCCATCCATACAGAACTGTGTGCTTATACATGTAATAAGATTGCCCAGAAAGGTAGAGCCTCAAAGTCTTGGTAGCAGTACCTCTAAATAGTTAGATTGTTTGATatatctgttttcctctttatacCCATTTGAACCCTGAATTCTCTATAGGAGTAACGTGGTATTACCCTtgaagaaacaacaaacaaaaacaaaataaatgaagacaggcCCAGCCACCCTCCTCCTCTGGGCTCTTGCCTAAGAGACCCACCTTCATCAAATCAACAGCATCTTTTGCATCCCTTTCAAAAAATTCTACTGGGTAATCTCGATCTGGGGGTCTGGAATGTCCGTACCCTCGGGGATCCCAGGCAACCACCGTGAAGAGCTTCTTATTCAGGTTCTCAATCTGAGGTCCAAAATCAGTCTCTCCACTTCCTAAAAGCAGTCACTTGGTTACACTCCAGTAAATGCTTTCATTGTCTCAAGCACACTACATCAGAAGCAGAAACAACTACAAACTTAAAGTAACTATAGTTTCTACTCAAAGTTAGACCTCAGCTGTAACCAGCAAAGCAGCTTCCTTTCCTGCTGGAGTTCAGACctaccccccacctccccctagTGGCTACTATGAGAAGGACAGAGGCCCTGATTTTTCATTTGGTCCTGTATCATTTCAGCACGTTTGATCTGTCTTCAGCTTATTCgtgctttttattaaaaaaaaaaaaaatcatgaaactgCATAGAAATAAACTTACTGATACAACATGCTTCtgggttattttttctttctttttttaaaaaatgactgttaCAAATGAGAGAGCTCTTAATAATATGTGTAGACACATTAATGAGATTTGATCCTAGTCATTCAAAGCAGAATTCTAAAATCCCAGATGTCTTTTACTAAGCTAATGTGAATAGCCCTGaaggttttattttatggttataaCTAGAAACCAGAAAATTAAACTAAAACACTGAaatgaggggggagggaagggtgtggAGGGAAGAAATCAAGTTAGTTTGTTTCATGACAACTGTATGAACCAGTGTGTTAGCAAGTAGAGCCACGTTCTCAGGCCGGCGGCGCCTGACCGGCAGCCCCCAGCCTGCCCACACGGTCACGGCCACCGTGTGCACAGGCAGGCGTGTCTTGTGTGGTCCACACAGTGTGGAAGGCCAGACTCCCAAGGAGCCCAGTCCAAGGGCAAGTCAGCATCTCATTTCTAAGCTCTGCTTGATTTCTGGGGACTCACAGCTCAGGTCACAAATGGATACTAAACATCTCGCTTAATAAACGGGCAATTATTAGAAAATGTCTTTCAATGCTGCAGGATCATTTAATGTCATCAAGGATGATGATGTCACTCTTCCTGACAAGATATACCTTCCTCAGCCTCAGGTAAATCACCCAGAAAACCCAAGCTGAAAACGTAACTGGATTTCCAGCACACGTCTACTGCTCTGACATCTCAAGCTTCTCTCATGATCACTGAACTGGAGGGTCTTCCAGGGAACTGTGCTGAAAGAGGGGCAGGAGGTGAGAAGGTGGGAAAAGGCAACAGTGTAACTAAAGACCAATTGCAGAAACAATAATACCTGGCACACAGGTATACATTTGAAGACCAGTGCAAAGACCATTTGAATACTAAAACCTTAATGAAATGACTTTAAGGAATAGTTACCGATATATGATACCTGAGACAGAAACACATCAACACTGGTTGCCCATGGGTACGGGAACTGCGTGCTGGGGGACAGTAGTTTAGGGGAGAAACTTGCTGTTCGATTTTTGAATCAGGTTAATGTTTTacacaagcaaaaactaaattGCCAAAAGCTTTTTATACCTGGATAATGACAGCAATACTGAAACAATGGCAAACTGTTCATTGCTTTAGCTCTACGTCAGCCATTGGAGTAAATATGGTCCTCCATCACAACAGCTCAAGGGAAAAAGATACTAAATACTATCTGGACAGAGACGCCTCAATAGCTACAACAGTGCCACTATCAGCTGAGGCTACATCGAGCTGAACCATCATGTGACTGAAAAATTTTAGCATTTTACTTTTAAGAGAAGGAAGCAAATCATAAGGAAATAAGTATATACTGGGATTActtaactaaattaaaaataaaacaatactaaAACCCTTAAAACCAAATTTGAGATGCCCTGGGATCACTGGAAATTCTCCCCCACCCCGAACTTTCTACATCTAAACTACTCATCTATAAGAGGAGATCGCAACCCACCTGGCTTTACCACGCTCCGTTCACGCCAAACTAATTCCGACCTTC
Protein-coding regions in this window:
- the BPHL gene encoding valacyclovir hydrolase isoform X2, translated to MVAAAAQALSGARRLRLFLSTLKPGVHVPQAEPVAAFSSSVTSAKVAVNGVHLHYLRTGGGEHAVLLLPGMLGSGETDFGPQIENLNKKLFTVVAWDPRGYGHSRPPDRDYPVEFFERDAKDAVDLMKMLKFKKVSLLGWSDGGITALIAAARYPSYINKMVIWGANAYVTDQDEEIYRGIRDVSKWSERTREPLEALYGFDYLARTCEKWVDGIKQFKHLPDGNICRHLLPLVQCPTLIVHGEKDPLVPSFHADFIHKHVKGSRLHLMPEGKHNLHLRFAGEFNKLAEDFLQ
- the BPHL gene encoding valacyclovir hydrolase isoform X3, which codes for MVAAAAQALSGARRLRLFLSTLKPGVHVPQAEPVAAFSSSVTSAKVAVNGVHLHYLRTGGGEHAVLLLPGMLGSGETDFGPQIENLNKKLFTVVAWDPRGYGHSRPPDRDYPVEFFERDAKDAVDLMKMLKFKKVSLLGWSDGGITALIAAARYPSYINKMVIWGANAYVTDQDEEIYRGIRDVSKWSERTREPLEALYGFDYLARTCEKWVDGIKQFKHLPDGCI